One window of the Brevundimonas goettingensis genome contains the following:
- a CDS encoding FkbM family methyltransferase: protein MYRKAVRTAQNWFPGLREAKNRFYHWSRSTFGLLHDRDFALVGRLPVRADDLFLDIGANRGQSILSLKRVRPEAAVVSFEPNPAMFRWLVARFGGRAGVRLVNVGLGRRAERRTLYTPRYGGFAYDGLATFSAAAARAYLSPETLYGFDPAKLTVDEAECETRTLDSFDLKPTFIKIDVEGLEHEVLAGAAFTLIAHEPVLMVERFHDNPTLEPMLASLGYVEVRPDAKGFARGHTDSENMICMTPRRLAEIQAALRVAAEAGQGRAGPSRLELVR from the coding sequence ATGTACCGCAAGGCCGTCAGGACAGCGCAGAACTGGTTTCCGGGACTGAGGGAAGCCAAGAACCGATTCTACCATTGGTCGCGTTCGACCTTCGGGCTGCTGCATGATCGGGACTTCGCCCTGGTGGGGCGGTTGCCGGTGCGGGCGGACGACCTGTTTCTCGACATCGGAGCCAACCGGGGCCAGAGCATCCTGTCGCTGAAGCGGGTGCGGCCCGAGGCGGCCGTCGTGTCGTTCGAGCCCAATCCGGCCATGTTCCGCTGGCTGGTGGCCCGGTTCGGCGGGCGGGCGGGAGTGCGGCTGGTCAATGTCGGCCTCGGGCGGCGGGCGGAGCGGCGCACCCTCTATACGCCGCGCTACGGCGGCTTCGCCTATGACGGGCTGGCGACGTTTTCGGCGGCGGCGGCGCGGGCCTATCTGTCGCCGGAGACCCTCTATGGCTTCGATCCGGCCAAACTGACCGTCGACGAGGCCGAGTGCGAGACCCGCACCCTCGATTCCTTCGACCTGAAGCCGACCTTCATCAAGATCGACGTCGAGGGGCTGGAGCACGAGGTTCTGGCCGGCGCCGCCTTCACCCTGATCGCCCATGAGCCGGTGCTGATGGTCGAGCGGTTTCACGACAATCCGACGCTGGAGCCGATGCTGGCCTCGCTCGGCTATGTCGAGGTGCGGCCGGACGCGAAGGGCTTCGCGCGCGGCCATACCGACAGCGAGAACATGATCTGCATGACGCCCCGACGGCTGGCCGAGATCCAGGCCGCGCTCAGAGTTGCGGCTGAGGCAGGGCAAGGGCGGGCTGGCCCGTCCAGACTGGAGCTTGTTCGATGA
- a CDS encoding FkbM family methyltransferase — protein MSLMRRVRKLTSQPAFRAEPARVLARAGMLAASVAMGRGAAFDLTRKGGERMRTPADLKYTSITAFLLRDWVEPELRELDRLLRPGDVFIDVGANIGLYALKAARLVGPTGRVLALEPGKAAFGHLTSNLAMNAYPWAKPLKLAASDRDGEAVLHHVPLGDDPQAFSLIANAKTSDGETVRTLTLDSLVALENLWRIDLIKIDVEGAEPMVIAGATRTLARLRPAVIFECNAWINAGGASGAAGETWDMLAEANYRFFRLKDGLFREIATSPADFCNVLAVHRDERPPFDR, from the coding sequence ATGAGCCTGATGCGACGGGTGCGCAAACTGACCTCGCAACCGGCGTTCCGCGCGGAGCCTGCCCGGGTGCTGGCGCGGGCGGGGATGCTGGCCGCCTCGGTGGCCATGGGGCGGGGCGCCGCCTTCGACCTGACCCGCAAGGGCGGGGAGCGGATGCGCACCCCGGCGGACCTGAAATACACCTCCATCACCGCCTTCCTGCTGCGCGACTGGGTCGAACCCGAGTTGCGCGAGCTGGACCGGCTGCTGCGGCCCGGCGACGTCTTCATCGATGTGGGCGCCAATATCGGCCTCTACGCCCTGAAGGCGGCGCGGCTCGTCGGGCCGACTGGGCGTGTGCTGGCGCTGGAGCCGGGCAAGGCGGCGTTCGGGCACCTGACCTCCAACCTCGCCATGAACGCCTATCCGTGGGCCAAGCCGCTCAAGCTGGCGGCCTCGGACCGGGACGGGGAGGCGGTCCTGCATCACGTGCCGCTGGGCGACGACCCCCAGGCCTTCTCCCTGATCGCCAATGCGAAGACGAGCGACGGCGAGACGGTGCGGACCCTGACCCTGGACAGTCTGGTCGCGCTGGAGAACCTTTGGCGCATCGACCTGATCAAGATCGACGTCGAGGGCGCCGAGCCCATGGTCATCGCCGGCGCCACGCGGACCCTCGCCCGACTGCGGCCGGCGGTCATCTTCGAATGCAATGCCTGGATCAACGCCGGCGGGGCTTCGGGCGCGGCCGGCGAGACCTGGGACATGCTGGCGGAGGCGAACTACCGCTTCTTCCGCCTGAAGGACGGGCTGTTTCGCGAGATCGCGACGTCGCCCGCCGACTTCTGCAATGTGCTGGCCGTACACCGGGATGAACGGCCGCCGTTCGACCGGTGA
- a CDS encoding DUF1801 domain-containing protein, which yields MTAPTPSELIDGRIAALSDWRGETLARCRALILEADPDITEDWKWRGVPVWYRDGMICTGETYKAVVKLTFAKGAALPDPTGLFNASLEGNVRRAIDIPEGAVIDADAFKALVRAAIALNQSKPAKKK from the coding sequence ATGACCGCCCCAACTCCCTCCGAACTCATCGACGGCCGTATCGCGGCCCTGAGCGACTGGCGGGGCGAGACCTTGGCCCGCTGCCGCGCCCTGATCCTCGAAGCCGATCCGGACATCACCGAGGACTGGAAATGGCGCGGCGTCCCGGTCTGGTATCGCGACGGCATGATCTGCACCGGCGAGACCTACAAGGCCGTGGTCAAGCTGACCTTCGCCAAGGGCGCCGCCCTTCCCGACCCGACCGGCCTTTTCAACGCGAGCCTCGAAGGCAACGTCCGCCGCGCCATCGACATTCCCGAAGGCGCGGTCATCGACGCCGATGCGTTCAAGGCCCTGGTCCGCGCGGCTATCGCCCTGAACCAGTCCAAGCCGGCGAAGAAGAAGTAG
- a CDS encoding lipopolysaccharide biosynthesis protein → MTATTLPLVTRARVHLVLSLGARALEAAAKFGLYALAARALGGHDAGRFFLALSVVHIVSTVARLGLERPLTRHVAAELAVGDGAAAGRAMLTGSAAIGAASAAAGALLFLAAPVVAHDLLRQPDMVAALRLAALIVPLQNLAYALAYALIGLERGAAGQLVMNALAPTLSLTALMLGAGDLARLLIAYAAAFGLCVLLGLGCILGERRRLTTPPGWTPPTEALPSLWHGARPLLVVEVSQASLLSLPVLILGALADPVSVSVFSLCSRLSMLVTTVVLSLGALSAPVFARHYRLADWSALRAAVRHNRRLTLAFCLPLIAVMAVGAAPVLALLDVEAALGVPVLLILLCGQLIFCLLPSRDVLLAMAGEGGILRRLSLWQLAFCTILCLAAIPPWGAVGAALASATIWIGGAVALAVTARRRLPQV, encoded by the coding sequence GTGACCGCGACCACCCTGCCTCTCGTGACACGCGCCCGGGTCCACCTCGTCCTGTCGCTGGGCGCACGGGCGCTGGAGGCGGCGGCCAAATTCGGCCTCTACGCCCTGGCGGCCCGGGCGCTGGGCGGGCACGATGCAGGACGCTTTTTCCTCGCGCTGAGCGTCGTGCACATCGTCTCGACGGTCGCCCGGTTGGGACTCGAGCGCCCCCTGACCCGCCATGTCGCAGCCGAGCTGGCCGTCGGCGACGGGGCCGCGGCCGGGCGCGCCATGCTGACCGGATCCGCCGCCATCGGGGCCGCCAGCGCGGCGGCGGGGGCTCTGCTCTTCCTCGCCGCCCCCGTCGTCGCCCACGACCTGCTGCGCCAGCCGGACATGGTCGCGGCGCTGCGGCTCGCGGCCCTGATCGTCCCGCTGCAGAACCTGGCCTACGCCCTCGCCTATGCCCTGATCGGGCTGGAGCGGGGGGCGGCGGGGCAGTTGGTCATGAACGCCCTGGCCCCGACGCTCAGTCTGACGGCCCTGATGCTGGGCGCCGGCGACCTGGCCCGACTGCTGATCGCCTATGCCGCCGCCTTCGGCCTGTGCGTCCTGCTGGGTCTCGGGTGCATACTCGGCGAGCGGCGGCGATTGACCACACCGCCCGGCTGGACCCCGCCTACTGAAGCTCTGCCGAGCCTCTGGCACGGCGCCCGGCCCCTGCTGGTGGTCGAGGTTTCGCAGGCCAGTCTGCTCAGCCTGCCGGTCCTGATCCTCGGCGCCCTGGCCGACCCGGTTTCCGTCAGCGTCTTCAGCCTGTGCAGCCGCCTGTCCATGCTGGTGACCACTGTGGTCCTCAGCCTCGGCGCCCTGTCGGCCCCGGTGTTCGCCCGCCACTATCGCCTCGCCGACTGGTCCGCGCTCAGGGCCGCCGTGCGCCACAACCGCCGCCTTACCCTGGCCTTCTGCCTGCCTCTGATCGCGGTCATGGCGGTCGGTGCCGCCCCCGTTTTGGCCCTGCTGGACGTCGAGGCGGCGCTGGGCGTGCCGGTGCTTCTGATCCTGCTCTGCGGCCAGCTGATCTTCTGCCTCCTGCCCTCGCGCGACGTCCTTCTGGCCATGGCCGGAGAGGGGGGGATCCTCCGCCGGCTCAGCCTGTGGCAGCTGGCGTTCTGCACCATCCTCTGCCTCGCCGCCATTCCGCCGTGGGGCGCGGTCGGGGCGGCTCTGGCCAGTGCGACGATCTGGATCGGCGGCGCCGTCGCCCTCGCCGTCACGGCTCGACGAAGGCTGCCGCAGGTGTAG
- a CDS encoding GumC family protein, which translates to MGPQGLHGAWSLRDGLTHLFREGRLVLACLAGGLALGLVVALVTPPRFTAESLLLLRVGATEAAQEGLNGPQAFQGAEAVQRVLQSDARILHSEPVIRAALEATDGTTQPSARAMAKFSRALKVEVDPGTNILRVAFADPDRARALRAVQAVVDGYVARRAGLYVNGARARQDQEIDRYVAALKATEADIQTVRADHGVLDVETDIRLASDRLDGLSQRAAQTRERLGVVRAELAATGRTLAATADRVLDSQERTNSTPNDEARNTLLRLRQERAHVAGQYAADWPGLIELDAKIAAAQAQIIENAQDIRFSDRTVRNPVADMLAQRRAALSVEQAALTRQSSELAVQVAAAEARVRDLAQAEMRLHDLERSRGAAETIYRTLLVSRAGSSLEDQAVDDHNTTLRIVQPPTAPMAGRELRPALVLAGLFAGLAAAAVAVTLAVVLRQTFVTPDEAEGALRLPGLMIFESEAADPGSPEGQAAVRRLASLLTEGGDGRPARVVQIVGEGPQKSRIGLALAQALATSGRREAVLLLDLDAADHYRRKASATTLRRLPIGPHHLDVARSSLPGLWVATGEAPLAEGGSLNVVGGVTAAEAAPEMLMEVLRGAFGRIVVVGRTDVEAPDARRLHPLVDATVMLIAAERTRGPVAFRMREAVLAAGGDLLGFVFTGRRKHIPEAIYRWL; encoded by the coding sequence GTGGGGCCACAGGGCCTGCACGGCGCCTGGTCCCTGCGCGACGGTCTGACCCATCTGTTCCGCGAAGGACGGCTGGTGCTGGCCTGTCTGGCCGGAGGGCTGGCGCTGGGGCTGGTCGTCGCGCTCGTGACCCCGCCCCGGTTCACGGCCGAGAGCCTGCTGCTGCTGCGCGTCGGGGCGACCGAGGCCGCGCAGGAGGGGCTGAACGGCCCCCAGGCCTTTCAGGGGGCGGAGGCCGTGCAGCGGGTGCTGCAGTCCGACGCCCGCATCCTGCACAGCGAGCCGGTGATCCGCGCGGCGCTGGAGGCGACCGACGGAACCACCCAACCCTCCGCCCGCGCCATGGCCAAATTCTCCAGGGCGCTCAAGGTCGAGGTCGATCCCGGCACCAACATCCTGCGCGTGGCCTTCGCCGACCCGGACCGGGCGCGGGCGCTGCGGGCGGTTCAGGCCGTGGTCGACGGCTATGTGGCGCGCCGCGCCGGCCTCTATGTCAACGGGGCGCGGGCGCGGCAGGATCAGGAGATCGACCGCTATGTCGCCGCCCTGAAGGCCACCGAGGCCGACATCCAGACGGTGCGCGCCGATCACGGGGTTCTGGACGTCGAGACCGACATCCGGCTGGCGTCGGACCGGCTGGACGGGCTGAGCCAGAGGGCGGCCCAGACGCGCGAACGGCTGGGCGTGGTCCGGGCCGAACTGGCGGCGACGGGCAGGACACTGGCCGCCACGGCGGACCGGGTTCTGGACAGTCAGGAACGCACCAATTCGACGCCCAATGACGAGGCGCGCAATACCCTGCTGCGGCTCCGGCAGGAGCGAGCCCATGTGGCGGGCCAGTATGCCGCCGACTGGCCCGGCCTGATCGAGCTGGACGCCAAGATCGCCGCCGCCCAGGCCCAGATCATCGAGAACGCCCAGGACATCCGTTTCTCCGACCGTACGGTGCGCAATCCGGTCGCCGACATGCTGGCCCAGCGCCGCGCGGCCCTGAGCGTCGAACAGGCGGCCCTGACGCGGCAGTCATCCGAGCTGGCGGTTCAGGTGGCGGCGGCCGAGGCGCGGGTGCGCGACCTGGCCCAGGCCGAGATGCGGCTGCACGATCTGGAGCGCAGCCGTGGCGCCGCGGAGACCATCTATCGCACCCTTCTGGTCAGCCGCGCGGGCTCCTCGCTGGAGGATCAGGCGGTCGACGATCACAATACGACCCTGCGGATCGTCCAGCCGCCGACGGCGCCGATGGCCGGGCGGGAGCTGAGGCCGGCGCTGGTGCTGGCGGGACTATTCGCCGGTCTGGCGGCGGCGGCGGTCGCGGTGACCCTGGCCGTGGTTCTGCGCCAGACCTTCGTCACCCCGGACGAGGCCGAGGGGGCGCTGCGCCTGCCCGGGCTGATGATCTTCGAGAGCGAGGCGGCCGATCCAGGCTCGCCCGAGGGCCAGGCGGCGGTGCGGAGGCTGGCCTCCCTGCTGACCGAAGGCGGAGACGGGCGGCCGGCGCGGGTGGTCCAGATCGTCGGCGAAGGCCCACAGAAGAGCCGCATCGGCCTCGCCCTGGCCCAGGCCCTGGCCACCTCGGGACGGCGCGAGGCCGTGCTGCTGCTGGATCTGGATGCGGCGGACCACTACCGACGCAAGGCCTCGGCGACGACCCTGCGCCGGCTGCCGATCGGCCCGCATCATCTGGACGTGGCCCGCTCCAGCCTGCCGGGCCTGTGGGTCGCGACCGGAGAGGCCCCATTGGCAGAGGGGGGGAGCCTGAACGTCGTGGGCGGCGTCACCGCCGCGGAGGCGGCGCCCGAGATGCTGATGGAAGTCCTACGCGGCGCCTTCGGCCGGATCGTCGTGGTCGGCCGCACCGATGTGGAGGCGCCCGACGCCCGCCGTCTGCATCCGCTGGTCGATGCGACGGTGATGCTGATCGCGGCCGAACGCACCCGGGGGCCTGTAGCTTTCAGGATGCGCGAGGCGGTGCTGGCGGCGGGCGGCGACCTCCTGGGCTTCGTCTTCACCGGCCGCCGCAAACATATTCCGGAGGCGATCTACCGATGGCTTTGA